Proteins from one Gimesia maris genomic window:
- the feoB gene encoding ferrous iron transport protein B, with product MTNPSTVPKQQTVQQQKMTIAIIGNPNTGKSTLFNQLSGGHAHIGNFPGVTVEKKVGSVTWEGRKIDLVDLPGTYSLAPRSIDEMLAVDVLLGRQKGVPRPDAIICIADASNLERNLYLFSQILDLSTPVVLVLNMCDLARSRGIEIDATALSERLGQPVVCTEAHHGKGIKELKAAILKIDPGSRHEVQQLFPESFYTERAQLREKLESNQDESPPDFLVDRLLLDVGGYVESYFEHHTHNGLIEHLHQARLRLKEAGCAVPATEARVRYGWTRELLQGVIQQPEIQQETTSDKIDRWLTHPAFGFIFFIVLMFFVFQSVFTWAGPLMDQVEAAQTAVGGAIESLIAPGPLRSLLVDGVIAGVGGVLIFLPQIVILYFFIAVLEDSGYMARAAYIMDRLMRSLGLSGKSFIPLMSSYACAVPGIMATRVIENRHERLTTILVAPLMSCSARWPVYTLFIAAFIPNVIYFSLGEVTFVSLQGIVLFAMSSIGAVIAIPVAWFLKRVCFKGDVAPFVMELPGYKWPSPRNVIYRVYNRGKSFVVKAGTLIFATSIVIWAAGYFPGDHSEQFTLQEQIETVDASVEKTEAQLEAAKIETPEKVESLEVQLNNLESTQSLLYERQNHVSGQLIENSYLGKAGHLIEPAVRPLGWDWKIGVGVIASFPAREVIISTLGTIYSLGGDVDEESEGLIGSIRSATWPDGRKVFNIPVAISIMVFFALCAQCAATLMVMRRETNSWVWPIVSFTYMTTLAYLGALVSYQVGMLFI from the coding sequence ATGACCAACCCTTCCACCGTTCCGAAGCAGCAAACTGTGCAACAACAGAAAATGACGATTGCCATTATTGGCAATCCAAATACGGGCAAGAGCACGCTGTTCAACCAGCTTTCAGGCGGCCACGCCCATATTGGCAATTTCCCCGGCGTGACGGTTGAAAAGAAAGTGGGTAGCGTGACATGGGAGGGGCGCAAGATCGACCTGGTCGACCTGCCTGGTACTTACAGTCTGGCACCGAGATCAATCGATGAAATGCTGGCGGTGGATGTGCTGCTGGGCAGGCAGAAAGGTGTTCCGCGGCCTGATGCGATTATCTGTATTGCGGATGCATCCAACCTGGAACGAAACCTGTATCTGTTCAGCCAGATTCTTGATCTTTCGACACCGGTAGTGCTCGTCTTGAATATGTGTGACCTGGCGCGATCCCGTGGTATCGAGATTGATGCGACTGCTTTGTCCGAACGACTTGGTCAGCCCGTGGTCTGTACCGAGGCCCATCATGGGAAAGGGATCAAAGAACTTAAGGCGGCGATTCTGAAGATCGATCCGGGCAGTCGGCATGAAGTTCAGCAGTTATTCCCGGAGTCATTTTATACAGAACGTGCACAATTGCGGGAAAAGCTGGAGTCAAACCAGGATGAAAGTCCTCCTGATTTTCTCGTCGACCGTCTGTTGCTGGATGTGGGTGGGTACGTTGAATCTTACTTTGAACATCATACCCACAACGGTCTGATCGAGCATCTGCATCAGGCACGTCTGCGTCTGAAAGAGGCGGGATGTGCGGTCCCTGCAACCGAAGCCCGGGTCCGTTACGGCTGGACACGTGAATTATTACAGGGAGTGATTCAGCAACCGGAAATTCAACAGGAAACGACTTCGGATAAAATTGATCGCTGGCTGACCCATCCGGCTTTCGGTTTTATCTTCTTTATCGTATTGATGTTCTTTGTGTTTCAGTCTGTATTTACCTGGGCCGGGCCGCTGATGGATCAGGTCGAAGCCGCCCAGACAGCGGTGGGAGGAGCGATCGAGTCGCTGATCGCTCCCGGTCCTCTGCGAAGTCTACTGGTCGATGGTGTGATTGCCGGAGTAGGAGGCGTGCTGATCTTCCTGCCTCAGATTGTGATATTGTATTTCTTCATCGCCGTTCTGGAAGATAGCGGGTATATGGCACGCGCTGCTTATATTATGGACCGCTTAATGCGAAGCCTGGGGCTGAGTGGAAAATCGTTTATTCCCCTCATGTCATCCTATGCCTGTGCTGTCCCCGGCATTATGGCGACGCGGGTGATTGAAAATCGTCACGAACGCCTGACCACAATCCTGGTGGCACCGTTGATGAGTTGTTCGGCACGCTGGCCCGTTTATACACTGTTCATCGCTGCTTTTATTCCCAATGTCATTTATTTCTCACTGGGTGAAGTGACCTTCGTTTCGCTGCAGGGCATTGTGCTGTTTGCGATGTCCTCAATCGGTGCCGTGATCGCGATTCCCGTGGCCTGGTTCCTGAAGCGAGTCTGCTTTAAAGGGGATGTGGCTCCTTTTGTGATGGAACTGCCCGGGTATAAATGGCCTTCGCCACGAAATGTGATTTACCGCGTGTATAACCGGGGAAAATCATTCGTGGTGAAAGCCGGAACACTGATTTTTGCAACCTCGATCGTGATCTGGGCTGCGGGCTATTTTCCCGGGGATCACAGCGAGCAGTTCACACTGCAGGAGCAGATTGAGACAGTAGATGCTTCGGTAGAGAAAACAGAAGCACAACTGGAAGCTGCGAAAATAGAGACGCCGGAAAAAGTGGAAAGTCTGGAGGTTCAGTTGAATAATCTGGAGTCAACTCAATCGTTGCTGTACGAAAGACAGAACCATGTCAGTGGCCAACTGATCGAAAACAGTTATCTCGGGAAAGCCGGTCATCTGATTGAGCCGGCAGTGAGGCCTTTGGGCTGGGACTGGAAAATCGGAGTGGGCGTGATTGCCTCTTTTCCTGCCCGGGAGGTCATCATTTCGACACTGGGAACGATCTACAGTCTGGGAGGAGATGTGGACGAAGAGAGCGAAGGATTGATCGGCTCGATTCGTTCAGCGACCTGGCCGGATGGTCGGAAGGTGTTTAATATTCCCGTGGCGATTTCGATCATGGTCTTTTTTGCGTTATGTGCCCAGTGCGCTGCGACTTTGATGGTGATGCGACGGGAAACGAACAGCTGGGTCTGGCCCATTGTATCCTTTACTTACATGACAACGCTGGCTTATCTGGGCGCCCTGGTTTCTTACCAGGTTGGTATGCTGTTTATCTGA
- a CDS encoding FeoB-associated Cys-rich membrane protein, whose translation MMNQIDWQMVVTVFFIAAAVLFLVRRSIRFFKQRSGCVGGSCSGCPSSSREPANFISLDQLKQTK comes from the coding sequence ATGATGAATCAGATTGACTGGCAAATGGTGGTTACTGTGTTCTTTATCGCCGCTGCGGTTCTGTTTCTGGTACGGCGCAGTATCCGTTTTTTTAAACAACGTTCGGGTTGCGTCGGCGGTTCCTGCTCCGGTTGCCCTTCGTCTTCCCGGGAGCCTGCCAATTTTATTTCACTGGATCAGTTGAAACAGACGAAGTAG
- a CDS encoding FadR/GntR family transcriptional regulator: protein MAEPLQNSMATVLAEKIRRRIMKEQLPEGHVFMTEGQLAEEYQVSRPIVREAVSRLRALGILDVRQRKGLVVQRPDLMQLLSDSIPLLAVSEQEQRELGMLRYVLEIGAIELAVKYATEDQLDRLDLIVAEMEQYLEQEDWEQEIELDLAFHSLVLEMTNSVYVAGMQQILAKYFRNISGTGHSSSDQKSRIIWEHSELAAAIRNRDLEHARVMIRMQFQGLVSEVQPE, encoded by the coding sequence ATGGCCGAACCACTACAAAATTCGATGGCGACAGTACTGGCGGAGAAAATCCGTCGAAGGATCATGAAAGAACAGTTGCCTGAAGGCCATGTTTTCATGACCGAGGGGCAGTTGGCAGAGGAATACCAGGTTTCCAGGCCCATTGTCAGGGAAGCGGTCAGCCGGTTACGTGCCCTGGGCATTCTGGATGTCAGGCAACGGAAAGGGCTGGTTGTACAACGTCCTGACTTGATGCAGTTGCTTTCGGACAGCATTCCCTTACTGGCTGTCTCTGAGCAGGAGCAACGTGAACTGGGAATGTTGCGCTATGTATTGGAGATTGGTGCCATCGAACTGGCGGTCAAGTATGCGACTGAGGATCAACTGGACCGACTGGATCTGATCGTTGCAGAGATGGAGCAATATCTGGAGCAGGAAGATTGGGAACAGGAAATAGAACTTGATCTGGCATTTCATTCACTGGTACTGGAAATGACAAATTCTGTCTATGTGGCGGGCATGCAGCAGATTCTGGCAAAGTATTTTCGGAACATTTCTGGAACCGGTCATTCCAGTTCAGACCAGAAATCGCGGATTATCTGGGAACATTCAGAGCTGGCAGCTGCGATTCGCAATCGTGATCTGGAGCATGCGCGTGTGATGATCCGAATGCAGTTCCAGGGGCTTGTTTCAGAAGTTCAACCAGAATAA
- a CDS encoding FeoA family protein — MTLNQLIKGQVARITQIKGEDAISIRLMEMGLIDGEQIQLLGKAPLGDPLEYAVRGYRLSLRLNEAKCVEVEIV, encoded by the coding sequence ATGACATTAAATCAACTTATCAAAGGTCAAGTGGCACGGATCACACAGATCAAAGGTGAAGACGCCATTTCCATTCGCCTGATGGAAATGGGGCTCATTGATGGAGAACAGATTCAGTTGCTGGGGAAAGCACCACTGGGTGACCCGCTGGAATATGCGGTACGAGGGTACCGGTTATCCCTGCGTTTAAACGAGGCCAAGTGTGTTGAAGTCGAGATTGTGTAA
- a CDS encoding DUF1559 domain-containing protein, with translation MEKMLLTRKRGFTLIELLVVIAIIAILIALLLPAVQQAREAARRSTCKNNLKQIGLALHNYHDNFNMFPPGDVRRTYGSGVQSWTTSQLGWIPRILPFLDQAVIYNQINWEMEHGVSAAPNNSLRAEKIPAVRCPSDSSRQPSSSYGPTNYLACRGNNTTTTSNKGTSMFWNNSDVRIRDVEDGTSNTMMVSETFASADLCTEQPSGGVCPATCTKYTGGAQQGYSWMYASLYEAAYYGTVYTPNNKQPDCGGSSSSQAAHLSARSKHTGGAHVLLGDGSVRFAGDNIDTTIWRNLGNPADGNVLGEW, from the coding sequence ATGGAAAAAATGTTGCTCACAAGAAAGCGTGGTTTCACGCTTATCGAACTGCTGGTCGTGATTGCCATCATCGCGATTCTTATTGCATTATTATTGCCAGCAGTTCAACAGGCGCGTGAAGCCGCCCGTCGCTCGACATGTAAGAACAATCTCAAACAGATTGGTCTCGCATTGCACAACTATCACGACAACTTCAATATGTTTCCTCCAGGAGATGTCCGCAGAACTTATGGTTCCGGAGTTCAGTCATGGACGACCAGTCAACTGGGCTGGATTCCCCGCATTCTCCCTTTTCTCGATCAGGCTGTGATCTACAATCAGATCAACTGGGAAATGGAACACGGAGTCAGCGCTGCTCCTAACAACAGTCTCCGTGCGGAAAAAATTCCTGCCGTTCGCTGCCCCAGTGACTCTTCACGTCAGCCCTCTTCATCTTATGGTCCGACCAATTACCTGGCCTGTCGTGGTAATAATACTACCACCACAAGTAACAAAGGGACTTCCATGTTCTGGAACAACAGTGACGTCAGAATTCGCGACGTCGAAGACGGTACTTCGAATACCATGATGGTTTCAGAAACATTTGCCAGCGCTGACCTGTGTACGGAACAACCTTCAGGCGGCGTCTGTCCTGCCACATGTACGAAATATACCGGAGGAGCACAACAGGGATACTCCTGGATGTATGCTTCATTATATGAAGCCGCCTACTACGGAACTGTTTACACCCCCAATAATAAACAACCAGACTGTGGTGGCAGTTCCAGCTCTCAGGCAGCACATCTGTCTGCTCGCAGTAAACACACAGGTGGGGCTCATGTTCTGCTCGGCGACGGTTCCGTTCGCTTTGCCGGAGACAACATCGACACAACCATCTGGAGAAACCTCGGCAACCCCGCTGATGGAAATGTGCTGGGTGAGTGGTAA
- a CDS encoding SPFH domain-containing protein: MAEERVYHPMSGWFPLTVCLAGILAAGLLFVAGAVSESGLLILLGVMTGPACLVGLFGCMAIAPNQARVLLLFGEYKGSVMQSGFFWVNPFYSKKKISLRIRNFETGSVSTPEQKDQAGNIIQHKTRSGGRPSKVNDRDGNPIDISAVVVWRVVNTAEAMFEVDDYEDFVSVQSEAALRNLASRHPYDSEDHELSLRGNTQDICDQLMVDIQERLDKAGVEVIEARISHLAYAQEIAAAMLQRQQAQAVVAARTKIVEGAVGMVDMALQHLSAGKIVELNEDRRAALVSNLLVVLCSDRHTQPVVNTGSSGA, encoded by the coding sequence ATGGCTGAAGAACGTGTCTATCATCCAATGTCGGGCTGGTTTCCGCTGACCGTTTGTCTCGCAGGTATATTGGCAGCGGGGCTTCTTTTTGTTGCTGGAGCTGTTTCAGAGAGCGGGCTGCTGATTTTGCTGGGAGTCATGACTGGCCCTGCCTGTCTGGTCGGGTTATTTGGTTGCATGGCGATTGCCCCCAATCAGGCGCGGGTTCTGCTGCTGTTTGGAGAGTATAAAGGCTCCGTCATGCAGTCCGGATTCTTCTGGGTCAATCCGTTTTACTCCAAGAAGAAGATTTCCCTGCGGATCCGGAATTTTGAAACGGGCTCGGTTTCCACGCCAGAGCAGAAAGATCAGGCGGGAAATATCATCCAGCACAAAACGAGGTCAGGCGGGCGTCCTTCCAAAGTGAATGACCGGGACGGGAATCCGATTGATATTTCAGCGGTTGTGGTCTGGCGGGTGGTGAATACTGCAGAGGCAATGTTCGAAGTGGATGATTACGAGGATTTTGTCTCGGTGCAAAGCGAAGCAGCGTTACGAAACCTGGCCAGTCGTCATCCTTATGACAGTGAGGACCATGAACTCTCGTTAAGAGGTAATACGCAGGATATCTGTGATCAACTGATGGTGGATATTCAGGAGCGGCTGGATAAAGCAGGTGTGGAAGTCATAGAGGCCCGGATCAGTCATCTGGCTTATGCACAGGAGATTGCCGCTGCGATGTTGCAGCGACAGCAGGCGCAGGCCGTCGTGGCAGCCCGGACCAAAATCGTAGAGGGGGCTGTTGGAATGGTGGACATGGCACTGCAGCACTTGTCTGCGGGGAAAATTGTGGAACTGAATGAAGACCGTCGCGCAGCACTGGTCTCCAATCTGCTGGTTGTCTTATGCAGTGACCGTCATACACAGCCGGTGGTGAATACGGGTTCGTCAGGTGCTTAA
- a CDS encoding HpcH/HpaI aldolase family protein: MRASRIKHKLSQNEPVLITQLHLLDPSLFELTSLMGFDGIWMDMEHHTYSLETATQLMRAARIGSSDILARPANGEFMRIGRMLEAGAQGIMYPRCSNAAEAAEVVKWSKFAPLGKRGFDGSGADMPYCTMPVSDYVQQANENTFITIQLEEQSAVDQAEEIAAVPGVDALMLGPADFSILEGFPGQFNHPQMQTAIETIATAAANQGKHWGMPTFNLEHAQQLLQRGARMLYHMADIIFVKNGLEQMQQQFSQIGFTFENQLKDSATHYTQGKKS; encoded by the coding sequence ATGAGAGCCAGCCGCATCAAACACAAGCTCAGCCAGAACGAACCGGTCCTGATTACTCAATTGCATCTGCTGGACCCTTCACTGTTTGAGCTCACCAGCCTGATGGGCTTTGATGGTATCTGGATGGACATGGAGCACCATACCTATAGCCTGGAGACAGCCACACAACTGATGCGGGCGGCACGCATCGGCTCCTCAGATATTCTTGCCCGGCCTGCGAATGGGGAATTCATGAGAATCGGTCGCATGCTCGAGGCCGGTGCGCAAGGCATCATGTACCCTCGCTGCAGCAATGCAGCGGAAGCAGCAGAAGTCGTAAAATGGTCCAAGTTCGCTCCACTGGGGAAACGAGGCTTCGATGGTTCAGGAGCGGACATGCCTTATTGCACCATGCCTGTCTCAGACTATGTGCAACAGGCGAATGAAAACACTTTCATCACCATCCAACTCGAAGAACAGTCCGCCGTCGACCAGGCGGAAGAAATCGCCGCGGTTCCCGGCGTCGACGCGTTAATGCTGGGCCCTGCCGATTTTTCAATACTCGAAGGTTTCCCCGGTCAGTTCAATCATCCACAAATGCAGACTGCCATCGAGACGATTGCCACCGCTGCAGCCAATCAGGGAAAACACTGGGGCATGCCCACTTTTAACCTGGAACATGCCCAGCAGCTTCTGCAGCGGGGCGCCAGAATGCTGTACCACATGGCTGATATCATTTTCGTGAAAAATGGCCTTGAACAGATGCAGCAGCAATTCAGCCAGATCGGATTTACATTCGAAAATCAACTGAAAGATTCAGCCACTCACTACACGCAGGGAAAGAAATCATGA
- a CDS encoding sigma-70 family RNA polymerase sigma factor: protein MSTSTSSLHPDTRGLFTSLLSKDRLRIFGYIRTLVPNNSDAEDVYQHVCLTLWNKFDEFDQDRDFFSWACGVAFFTVCNYRRSIGRDRHFFNQELIETMSHEREEHLNNHDIRLDFLQDCMQNLNSSDQQLLKNAVYENQSVKEIAKTAGKTIQTLYNRLSLLRRELAACISRKLQSERQQ, encoded by the coding sequence ATGTCGACTTCCACATCGTCTTTACATCCAGATACAAGGGGTTTGTTTACATCTTTACTGAGTAAAGATCGTTTACGGATTTTCGGTTATATCCGAACACTCGTCCCCAATAATTCAGATGCAGAAGATGTTTATCAGCATGTCTGTTTAACACTGTGGAATAAGTTCGATGAATTTGATCAGGACCGGGACTTTTTCTCCTGGGCCTGTGGAGTCGCTTTTTTTACTGTTTGCAATTATCGAAGAAGTATTGGAAGAGATCGACATTTTTTCAATCAGGAACTCATTGAAACCATGTCCCATGAACGTGAAGAACATTTAAACAACCACGATATTCGCCTCGATTTTCTGCAGGACTGCATGCAGAACTTGAATTCCTCAGACCAGCAGTTACTAAAAAATGCAGTATACGAAAATCAGTCGGTGAAAGAGATCGCCAAAACTGCAGGAAAAACAATCCAAACCCTTTATAACCGCCTCTCACTCCTCAGACGTGAACTGGCGGCTTGTATATCCCGTAAGCTTCAAAGTGAGCGTCAACAATAA
- a CDS encoding DUF1559 domain-containing protein, protein MEKMLLTRKRGFTLIELLVVIAIIAILIALLLPAVQQAREAARRSTCKNNLKQIGLALHNYHDNFNMFPPGDVRRTYGSGVQSWTTSQLGWIPRILPFLDQAVIYNQINFEMEHGVSAAPNNSLRAEKIPAVRCPSDSSRQPSSSYGPTNYLACRGNNTTTTSNKGTSMFWNNSDVRIRDVEDGTSNTMMVSETFASADLCTEQPSGGVCPATCTKYTGGAQQGYSWMYASLYEAAYYGTVYTPNNKQPDCGGSSSSQAAHLSARSKHTGGAHVLLGDGSVRFAGDNIDTTIWRNLGNPADGNVLGEW, encoded by the coding sequence ATGGAAAAAATGTTGCTCACAAGAAAGCGTGGTTTCACGCTTATCGAACTGCTGGTCGTGATTGCCATCATCGCGATTCTTATTGCATTATTATTGCCAGCAGTTCAACAGGCGCGTGAAGCCGCCCGTCGCTCGACATGCAAGAACAATCTCAAACAGATTGGTCTCGCATTGCACAACTATCACGACAACTTCAATATGTTTCCTCCGGGCGATGTCCGCAGAACTTATGGTTCCGGAGTTCAGTCATGGACGACCAGTCAACTGGGCTGGATTCCTCGCATTCTCCCTTTTCTCGATCAGGCTGTAATCTATAACCAGATCAACTTCGAGATGGAACACGGAGTCAGCGCTGCTCCTAACAACAGTCTCCGTGCGGAAAAAATTCCTGCCGTTCGCTGCCCCAGTGACTCTTCACGTCAGCCCTCTTCATCTTATGGTCCCACCAACTACCTGGCCTGTCGTGGTAATAATACTACCACCACAAGTAACAAAGGGACTTCCATGTTCTGGAACAACAGTGACGTCAGAATCCGCGACGTCGAAGACGGTACTTCGAATACCATGATGGTTTCAGAAACATTTGCCAGCGCTGACCTGTGTACGGAACAACCTTCAGGCGGCGTCTGTCCTGCCACATGTACGAAGTATACCGGAGGAGCACAACAGGGATACTCCTGGATGTATGCTTCATTATATGAAGCCGCCTACTACGGAACTGTTTACACCCCCAATAATAAACAACCAGACTGTGGTGGCAGTTCCAGCTCTCAGGCAGCACATCTGTCTGCTCGCAGTAAGCACACAGGTGGGGCTCATGTCCTGCTCGGCGACGGCTCCGTTCGCTTTGCCGGAGACAACATCGACACAACCATCTGGAGAAACCTCGGCAACCCCGCTGATGGAAATGTGCTGGGTGAGTGGTAA
- a CDS encoding aminotransferase class III-fold pyridoxal phosphate-dependent enzyme, giving the protein MTEFLPDDQELFASQLKDFVPPDSFDAHAHLYRPQDAISALPPAAENEQGFSGWNEYCENLELWMGSLRPSAGLFFAIPKPTLDRKPANQFILSELADQPGCRALLLVTPEDSPEEVEAQILAGKYSGFKVYHVYANRKDTLQAEPQEYIPEWVWELSNRYSLAIMLHMVRARAMADPINQSYIREHCLQYPDAKLILAHAARGFCGNHTTEGIASLRGIDNVFFDTSAICEPQPFEAILREFGTSRLLFGTDFSVSEIFGRCVSIGDGFFWLGEENVNWESTTFAKPVRVGLESLLAIKQACHTLRLNDADIERIFCFNARAMLGIETSSTKNKTQETYKRAKQLIPGGTQLLSKRPEMFAPDCWPAYFREANGCEVIDLDGKTYHDLATSGIGSCLLGYRDLDVTDAVVRRVQLGSMSSLNSPEEVELAELLTSLHPWSDQARFCRTGGESMAIAVRIARAKTGRDEIALCGYHGWSDWYLATNLPRKSNESGTSLDKHLLPGLDPSGVPSGLSETTHPFTYNDIDGLRKIIQERGSKLAAVVMEPTRFIHPDPGFLEAVRELCDECGAVFVIDEITTGWRLAMGGAHLHYGIEPDIAVFAKALGNGHPVAAIIGRRSVMDAAETSFISSTYWTEGVGSTAALATIQKMQTVNVREHIQQTGEAFRSGWLELGRQHDIPVKAVGHAALLHHQFDHPQAAELGTLFTIRMLEKGFLTGSGFYPTLAHQPRHIQNYFAAADPVFAELAAALSSGDLSSRLKTPVRHSGFARLTPSPKT; this is encoded by the coding sequence ATGACTGAGTTTTTACCCGACGATCAGGAACTGTTTGCCAGCCAGCTCAAAGACTTTGTTCCCCCTGACAGCTTTGACGCCCATGCCCACCTCTACCGGCCACAGGATGCCATCTCCGCCCTGCCCCCCGCAGCAGAAAACGAACAGGGCTTTTCAGGCTGGAACGAATACTGTGAGAACCTGGAACTCTGGATGGGCTCACTGCGTCCTTCAGCCGGACTGTTTTTTGCCATCCCGAAGCCTACCCTGGATCGCAAGCCGGCGAATCAGTTCATTCTGAGCGAGTTAGCAGATCAGCCTGGCTGTCGAGCACTTCTGCTGGTCACTCCTGAAGATTCGCCCGAAGAAGTCGAAGCACAAATTCTCGCAGGCAAGTATAGCGGCTTTAAAGTTTACCACGTCTATGCCAATCGAAAAGATACCCTGCAGGCAGAACCCCAGGAGTACATTCCGGAATGGGTCTGGGAACTTTCAAACCGTTACAGCCTGGCCATCATGCTTCACATGGTTCGCGCCCGGGCGATGGCAGACCCCATCAATCAGTCCTACATCCGTGAACACTGTCTGCAATACCCGGATGCGAAACTCATTCTCGCACATGCCGCCCGGGGGTTCTGTGGAAACCATACCACGGAAGGCATCGCATCACTCCGTGGGATCGACAATGTCTTCTTCGACACTTCTGCCATTTGTGAACCACAGCCTTTCGAAGCCATCCTGCGAGAATTTGGTACCAGCCGCCTGCTGTTCGGAACCGATTTTTCTGTCAGCGAAATTTTTGGCCGCTGCGTGAGCATTGGCGATGGTTTCTTCTGGCTGGGCGAAGAGAATGTGAACTGGGAATCGACGACCTTCGCTAAACCGGTTCGCGTGGGACTGGAATCGCTACTGGCAATCAAACAGGCCTGCCATACACTGCGACTGAACGACGCGGACATCGAACGTATCTTCTGCTTTAATGCCCGTGCCATGCTGGGGATTGAAACGAGCTCAACCAAAAACAAAACCCAGGAAACCTACAAACGGGCCAAACAGTTAATTCCCGGCGGTACCCAGTTGCTGAGCAAGCGGCCTGAAATGTTTGCCCCGGACTGCTGGCCTGCTTACTTCCGGGAAGCGAATGGCTGCGAAGTCATCGACCTCGACGGAAAAACCTATCACGACCTGGCAACCTCGGGCATCGGGTCCTGCCTGCTCGGCTATCGGGACCTCGATGTGACCGACGCCGTTGTCCGCCGTGTTCAACTGGGCTCGATGAGCTCGCTGAATTCACCAGAAGAAGTGGAACTCGCCGAGTTGCTGACCAGCCTCCACCCCTGGTCTGACCAGGCCCGCTTCTGCCGGACCGGCGGAGAATCGATGGCCATCGCTGTCCGTATTGCCCGCGCGAAAACCGGACGCGATGAAATTGCCTTGTGTGGCTATCATGGCTGGAGCGACTGGTACCTCGCGACAAACCTGCCTCGCAAATCGAACGAGTCTGGAACCTCTCTCGATAAACATCTCCTGCCGGGCCTGGATCCGTCCGGGGTTCCTTCTGGCTTGTCTGAAACCACGCATCCCTTTACCTACAATGACATCGACGGCCTGAGAAAGATTATTCAAGAACGGGGCTCAAAACTGGCAGCGGTCGTTATGGAGCCGACTCGTTTCATTCACCCCGACCCCGGCTTTCTGGAAGCAGTTCGCGAACTCTGTGATGAATGCGGCGCGGTTTTCGTGATTGATGAAATCACAACAGGCTGGCGTCTCGCGATGGGGGGCGCTCACCTGCACTATGGAATTGAACCGGACATCGCCGTTTTCGCCAAAGCGTTAGGAAACGGGCATCCGGTCGCAGCCATCATCGGCAGGCGTTCCGTGATGGATGCAGCCGAAACGTCATTCATCTCCAGCACCTACTGGACCGAAGGCGTGGGCTCAACGGCTGCATTGGCCACCATTCAGAAAATGCAGACTGTCAACGTCCGCGAACACATTCAGCAGACTGGTGAGGCCTTCCGCTCAGGCTGGCTGGAGCTCGGCCGGCAACACGACATACCGGTGAAAGCCGTCGGACATGCCGCTCTGCTGCACCATCAGTTTGACCATCCCCAGGCAGCCGAACTGGGAACGCTGTTTACCATTCGCATGCTGGAAAAAGGTTTCCTGACCGGCAGTGGCTTTTACCCCACGCTCGCCCATCAGCCACGCCACATCCAGAATTATTTTGCTGCTGCTGACCCGGTTTTTGCGGAACTCGCAGCGGCACTTTCATCTGGTGACTTATCCAGCCGGCTCAAAACGCCCGTCAGACATTCCGGTTTCGCCCGACTGACGCCGAGCCCGAAAACATAA